One Saimiri boliviensis isolate mSaiBol1 chromosome 17, mSaiBol1.pri, whole genome shotgun sequence genomic window carries:
- the RASD1 gene encoding dexamethasone-induced Ras-related protein 1 isoform X1 produces the protein MKLAAMIKKMCPSDSELSIPAKNCYRMVILGSSKVGKTAIVSRFLTGRFEDAYTPTIEDFHRKFYSIRGEVYQLDILDTSGNHPFPAMRRLSILTGDVFILVFSLDNRDSFEEVQRLRQQILDTKACLKNKTKENVDVPLVICGNKGDRDFYREVEQREIEQLVGNDPQRCAYFEISAKKNSSLDQMFRALFAMAKLPSEMSPDLHRKVSVQYCDVLHKKALRNKRLLRAGSGGGDPGDAFGIVAPFARRPSVHSDLMYIREKACAGSQAKDKERCVIS, from the exons ATGAAACTGGCCGCGATGATCAAGAAGATGTGCCCCAGCGACTCGGAGCTGAGTATCCCTGCCAAGAACTGCTATCGCATGGTTATCCTGGGCTCGTCCAAGGTGGGCAAGACGGCCATCGTCTCGCGCTTCCTCACCGGCCGCTTCGAGGACGCCTACACGCCCACCATCGAGGACTTCCACCGCAAGTTCTACTCCATCCGCGGCGAGGTCTACCAGCTCGATATCCTCGACACGTCCGGCAACCACCCGTTCCCCGCCATGCGGCGCCTCTCCATCCTCACAG GAGACGTTTTCATCTTGGTGTTCAGCCTGGACAACCGCGACTCCTTCGAGGAGGTTCAGCGGCTCAGACAGCAGATCCTCGACACCAAGGCTTGTCTCAAGAACAAAACCAAGGAGAACGTGGACGTGCCCCTGGTCATCTGCGGCAACAAGGGTGACCGGGACTTCTACCGCGAGGTGGAGCAGCGCGAGATCGAGCAGCTGGTGGGCAACGACCCCCAGCGCTGCGCCTACTTCGAGATCTCAGCCAAGAAGAACAGCAGCCTGGACCAGATGTTCCGCGCGCTCTTCGCCATGGCCAAGCTGCCAAGCGAGATGAGTCCGGACCTGCACCGCAAGGTCTCCGTGCAGTACTGCGACGTGCTGCACAAGAAAGCGCTGCGGAATAAGAGGCTGCTGCGGgccggcagcggcggcggcgacCCGGGGGACGCCTTCGGCATCGTGGCACCCTTCGCGCGCCGGCCCAGCGTGCACAGCGACCTCATGTACATCCGCGAGAAGGCCTGCGCCGGCAGCCAGGCGAAGGACAAGGAGCGCTGCGTCATCAGCTAG
- the RASD1 gene encoding dexamethasone-induced Ras-related protein 1 isoform X2: MKLAAMIKKMCPSDSELSIPAKNCYRMVILGSSKVGKTAIVSRFLTGRFEDAYTPTIEDFHRKFYSIRGEVYQLDILDTSGNHPFPAMRRLSILTDPRHQGLSQEQNQGERGRAPGHLRQQG; the protein is encoded by the exons ATGAAACTGGCCGCGATGATCAAGAAGATGTGCCCCAGCGACTCGGAGCTGAGTATCCCTGCCAAGAACTGCTATCGCATGGTTATCCTGGGCTCGTCCAAGGTGGGCAAGACGGCCATCGTCTCGCGCTTCCTCACCGGCCGCTTCGAGGACGCCTACACGCCCACCATCGAGGACTTCCACCGCAAGTTCTACTCCATCCGCGGCGAGGTCTACCAGCTCGATATCCTCGACACGTCCGGCAACCACCCGTTCCCCGCCATGCGGCGCCTCTCCATCCTCACAG ATCCTCGACACCAAGGCTTGTCTCAAGAACAAAACCAAGGAGAACGTGGACGTGCCCCTGGTCATCTGCGGCAACAAGGGTGA